In the genome of Podospora pseudocomata strain CBS 415.72m chromosome 2 map unlocalized CBS415.72m_2.2, whole genome shotgun sequence, one region contains:
- a CDS encoding uncharacterized protein (EggNog:ENOG503NWGM; COG:C), with amino-acid sequence MSNQHHHLTPDGQAVSAPRAEYGVTLPDPPAVEEPPSSQPTSDHSGRGGAGGGGNASMAGEQLTLAERWALDASDSQFNALAGAVGGFMSGVVTCPLDVIKTKLQAQGGILAMQKNSPHTGHQRVVYKGLFGTANIIWREEGIRGMYRGLGPIIMGYLPTWAVWFTVYNKSKIYLSQYHDRPFVVNFWSSIIAGASSTIATNPIWVIKTRLMSQTTGHDRTRFSLYPKGSNTPTSRPTLHQPWHYRSTLDAARKMYTTEGILSFYSGLTPALLGLTHVAVQFPVYEYLKTKFTGTSMGAAPVAGQEDKSHWFGILSASILSKIMASSATYPHEVIRTRLQTQRRPMPGHEYMQGFGVTEPSASGQNKPAVSNGPRYRGIVTTFRTILREEGWMAFYAGMGTNMMRAVPAATVTMLTYEYAMRRMNGLRERGRQKLEGGGSVERREILDS; translated from the exons ATGTccaaccaacatcaccacctcacACCCGACGGACAAGCCGTATCTGCGCCTCGAGCGGAATATGGAGTAACGCTTCCGGACCCGCCCGCCGTCGAAGAGCCGCCCTCTTCGCAGCCGACGAGCGACCATTCGGGAAGAGGCGGGGCAGGCGGAGGGGGCAACGCCAGCATGGCGGGGGAACAACTCACGCTTGCggagcgctgggcactcGACGCCTCGGACTCGCAGTTCAATGCGCTGGCGGGCGCGGTGGGAGGGTTCATGTCTGGAGTCGTGACTTGCCCGCTGGATGTTATCAAGACGAAGCTGCAGGCTCAGGGGGGAATATTGGCGATGCAAAAGAACAGCCCGCATACCGGACACCAGAGAGTAGTCTACAAGGGCCTGTTTGGCACGGCTAACATTATCTGGAGGGAGGAAGGAATCAGGGGGATGTACAGGGGCTTGGGACCGATCATTATGGGGTATCTGCCAACATGGGCGGTATGGTTTACGGTTTacaacaagagcaagatTTATCTGTCACAATATCATG ACAGACCATTTGTCGTCAACTTCTGGTCATCCATCATAGCAGGAGCCAGCAGCACGATTGCAACGAACCCAATCTGGGTGATCAAGACACGACTAATGTCACAGACGACTGGCCATGACCGGACACGATTTTCGCTGTATCCTAAGGGGAGCAACACGCCAACTTCGCGCCCTACGCTCCATCAGCCATGGCACTACCGATCGACACTTGACGCTGCGCGCAAGATGTACACCACAGAGGGTATTCTCTCGTTTTATTCCGGCCTCACTCCCGCCCTTCTCGGTCTCACCCACGTAGCGGTCCAATTCCCCGTGTACGAATATTTGAAGACCAAATTTACTGGCACGTCCATGGGTGCTGCCCCAGTAGCCGGCCAGGAAGATAAATCGCACTGGTTCGGGATCTTGTCGGCGTCGATTCTGAGCAAGATCATGGCCAGCAGCGCTACCTATCCCCACGAGGTCATCCGAACAAGATTGCAGACTCAGCGAAGGCCCATGCCGGGGCATGAATACATGCAGGGTTTTGGAGTGACTGAGCCATCTGCTTCCGGTCAGAACAAGCCAGCGGTTAGCAACGGTCCGAGATATAGGGGCATCGTGACCACTTTCCGCACTattttgagggaggagggttggatGGCTTTCTACGCGGGCATGGGGACCAACATGATGAGGGCTGTCCCGGCGGCCACGGTTACGATGCTGACGTATGAGTATGCGATGAGGCGGATGAACGGgctgagggagagagggaggcagaagctggagggtggtggcagcgtggagaggagagagattTTGGATTCATAA
- the QCR7 gene encoding Cytochrome b-c1 complex subunit 7, mitochondrial (EggNog:ENOG503P446; COG:C; BUSCO:EOG09265G9U) — protein sequence MTAPSLASYVTKRPWLSKLLKPVAGWYSNAALYRQMGLKADDLISEENADVLKALGRLTPKESYDRIYRIRRATQLSLQQKILPKNEWTKPEEDVQYLSPILEAIEAEAKEKQALDTLVPSKAGH from the exons ATGACGGCCCCATCCCTCGCCAGCTATGTCACCAAGCGCCCCTGGCTCTCCAAGCTCCTGAAGCCCGTTGCCGGCTGGTACAGCAATGCTGCCCTCTACCGTCAAATGGGTCTCAA GGCCGATGATTTGATCTCCGAAGAAAACGCCGACGTCCTCAAGGCCCTCGGCCGCCTCACCCCTAAGGAGTCCTACGACCGCATCTACCGCATCCGCCGCGCCacccagctctccctccAGCAAAAGATCCTACCCAAGAACGAGTGGACCAAgcccgaggaggacgtcCAATACCTTTCCCCAATCCTCGAGGCcatcgaggccgaggccaaggagaagcaggctcTCGACACTCTTGTCCCCTCCAAGGCCGGCCACTAA
- a CDS encoding uncharacterized protein (EggNog:ENOG503NV2N; CAZy:GT62; COG:I), whose product MLLPKGGVSWKAARASLPPTRAIWVLLTRTRFLLLLAITGTIILLWRGISSSAPQMKSFYCWGPNKPPSEMSQNEQAAWNAHHHTPVIFNHHAPLVVNESTIDHVDLNPIKSTTKAVQNEERVLILTPLKDAAPYLSKYFELLAELTYPHNLIDLGFLVGDSTDDTLAVLSAELNRLQKRPDKFRSAMIVEKDFGFKLSQSVEERHSFEAQGPRRKAMGKARNYLLTTALKPEHSWVYWRDVDIVDSPEKILEDFIAHDRDILVPNIWFHRYENGKDIEGRFDYNSWVESDKGRALTKKLSKDIVLAEGYKQYDTGRTYMARMGDWRNNKDEEIELDGIGGVNILVKADVHRSGINFPCYAFENQAETEGFAKMAKAAGYGVYGLPNYVVWHIDTEEKGGNV is encoded by the exons ATGCTTCTTCCCAAAGGCGGCGTCAGCTGGAAGGCTGCGAGAGCGAGTCTTCCCCCAACGCGGGCGATATGGGTGctgttgaccagaacccGCTTCCTTCTACTTCTTGCTATCACTGGCACAATAATATTATTATGGCGCGGCATCAGCTCATCCGCTCCTCAGATGAAGAG CTTCTACTGCTGGGGCCCGAACAAACCACCTTCCGAGATGTCACAGAACGAACAAGCAGCATGGAACGCCCACCATCACACGCCAGTAATCTTTAATCACCACGCGCCCCTGGTTGTCAACGAGTCCACCATCGACCACGTCGACCTGAACCCAATCAAGTCCACCACCAAGGCTGTCCAGAACGAAGAACGAGTTCTCATTCTCACTCCTCTCAAGGATGCCGCCCCATACCTCTCCAAGTATTTCGAGCTTCTTGCCGAGCTTACATACCCCCACAATTTGATCGATCTTGGCTTCCTCGTTGGCGACTCTACCGATGATACCCTCGCTGTCTTGTCTGCCGAACTCAACCGTCTCCAGAAGCGCCCCGACAAGTTCCGGAGCGCCATGATTGTCGAGAAGGACTTTGGATTCAAGCTGAGCCAGAGTGTCGAGGAGCGTCATTCCTTCGAGGCCCAGGGACCCCGGCGCAAGGCCATGGGCAAGGCCCGCAACTACCTCTTGACCACGGCGCTCAAGCCTGAGCATTCGTGGGTGTACTGGAGGGATGTAGATATCGTGGACAGCCCCGAGAAGATTCTCGAGGACTTTATTGCCCACGATCGGGACATTCTCGTTCCCA ACATTTGGTTTCACCGCTACGAGAATGGCAAGGATATTGAAGGAAGAT TTGACTACAACTCATGGGTCGAATCCGACAAGGGCCGCGCGCTTACCAAGAAGCTGTCTAAGGATATTGTTCTGGCTGAGG GTTACAAGCAATACGATACCGGCCGTACTTACATGGCTAGAATGGGTGACTGgcgcaacaacaaggacgaggagatcGAACTTGACGGTATTGGTGGTGTGAACATCTTGGTCAAGGCTGACGTTCACAGATCGGGCATCAATTTCCCATGTTACGCATTTGAGAACCAAGCCGAGACAGAAGGGTTCGCCAAGATGGCCAAGGCGGCTGGCTATGGTGTTTACGGCCTTCCCAACTACGTCGTCTGGCATATCGACACCGAAGAGAAGGGCGGTAACGTATAA
- the MAG1 gene encoding 3-methyladenine DNA glycosylase (BUSCO:EOG09264X9R; COG:L; EggNog:ENOG503NXJZ) gives MLIRSHRLHYSKVISTNTTAVGLVKPSWCSFFHKFLSGSQPTSLIPSFLLTTTVHTASISSMETRRSARLGAISESAKITEPAPVPAPTKFRKRKAVEEDDNEQDTTPSTPRRPRAAPKPDLDQAPPATPTPNAVSLIAEPVNTISKPKPAAVNRLADPNRTNALLLSPQTSRLISSTTGPSVQPPTSPSAIPLEGIKTTPSTTTTTNLLEEACAHLIKVDPRMKPLIKKHHCHIFSPEGLSEKIDPFESLASGIISQQVSGAAAKAIKNRFISLFYPGNDTTTTIHEKKKFPTPADVIGKSIETLRTAGLSQRKAEYLLGLAQKFVSGELTAQMLADAPYEEVLEKLIAVRGLGRWSVEMFACFGLKRMDVFSTGDLGVQRGMAAFVGRDVGKLKAKGGGNKWKYMSEREMEEIAEGFRPYRSLFMWYMWRVEETDISTME, from the exons ATGCTCATCCGCTCCCATCGACTTCATTATTCGAAAGTTATCTCGACCAATACTACTGCAGTTGGTTTGGTAAAACCTTCATGGTGTTCCTTCTTTCACAAGTTCTTGTCAGGATCTCAGCCTACGTCATTAATCCCATCTTTCTTGTTGACAACAACAGTCCATACAGCTTCAATCAGCAGCATGGAAACAAGAAGGTCGGCTCGCCTCGGTGCCATCTCCGAGTCTGCCAAAATCACCGAGCCAGCACCTGTTCCTGCTCCAACGAAATTCCGCAAGAGAAAAGCCGTCGAAGAGGACGACAATGAGCAAgacaccaccccatcaaccccccgTCGACCTCGTGCTGCCCCCAAGCCCGACCTCGatcaagcaccaccagcaacaccaacccccaacgcAGTCTCCCTCATAGCCGAACCGGTCAACACAATCTCCAAGCCCAAACCCGCCGCGGTAAACCGCCTCGCAGACCCCAACCGCAccaacgccctcctcctATCCCCTCAAACATCCCggctcatctcctccaccaccggcccctcAGTCCAACCCCCTACTTCTCCCTCCGCCATCCCGCTAGAAGGcatcaaaaccaccccctccaccacaaccaccaccaaccttcTAGAAGAAGCCTGCGCCCACCTCATCAAAGTCGATCCCAGAATGAAGCCCCTGATCAAGAAACACCACTGCCACATCTTTTCCCCCGAGGGCCTATCCGAGAAAATCGACCCGTTTGAGTCTTTGGCGTCAGGTATCATCTCCCAGCAAGTCTCTGGGGCGGCGGCAaaggccatcaagaacaGATTTATCTCTCTTTTCTACCCGGgcaacgacaccaccaccaccatccatgagaaaaagaagttCCCCACCCCGGCGGACGTCATAGGAAAGAGTATCGAAACCCTTCGCACGGCGGGGCTGTCACAGAGGAAAGCGGAGTATCTTCTTGGGCTGGCTCAGAAGTTTGTCTCTGGGGAGCTGACGGCGCAGATGCTGGCTGATGCGCCTTATGAGGAGGTTCTGGAGAAGTTGATTGCAGTGAGGGGGCTAGGGAGGTGGTCGGTGGAGATGTTTGCTTGCtttgggttgaagaggatggatgtGTTTAGTACTGGGGATTTGGGAGTGCAGAGGGGGATGGCCGCCTTTGTGGGGAGGGATGTGGGCAAGTTGAAGGCGAAGGGCGGGGGGAATAAGTGGAAGTATATGAgcgagagggagatggaggagattgcgGAGGGGTTTAGGCCTTATCGGAGTTTGTTTATGTG GTATATGTGGAGGGTTGAGGAGACGGATATCAGTACGATGGAGTGA
- the ecm33 gene encoding cell wall protein Ecm33 (EggNog:ENOG503NYCT; COG:S) produces the protein MLVKNLLPAFVAIGSAAAQSGTCSISGGTTTINSAAEATGLLNCRTVRGSVVIGRSAGPSIDLSGPGEITGDLRVADNGIIETLQSSDLTTIGGKFQLKNVTKLTSVSMSKLTAAKEIEWDTVTNIESVTLGPVNKVDDIRISITSLRNLDALDLGNVANLKLDNNARLSKFSSNLRTLSKNLVLASNGIGGIGLEVELPNLVWAVELDINNVTTFSVPSLKTVNGSARFGSNFFQSFSAPNLTATSSGDISFIGNAKLTNATFPKLEAIAGGLTIANNTNLDELTGFPKLKSIGGAVLLRGNFESVEMPALDTVRGTFDASSSADISESCKAFDKLAPQNQGGNGVIAGGYDCTSNNTQANEDTDGSTSGNDGSGGSDDKDNGAVGMALNTGLFAIIALAGFAVAL, from the exons ATGCTCGTCAAGAACCTCCTCCCTGCCTTCGTGGCAATTGGCTCTGCCGCTG CCCAAAGCGGCACCTGCTCCATCTCCGGAGGCACAACAACCATCAACAGCGCGGCCGAGGCTACTGGGCTTCTGAACTGCAGAACGGTCCGCGGTAGCGTAGTTATTGGACGCAGCGCCGGCCCCAGCATTGATCTCTCTGGCCCTGGTGAGATCACTGGCGACCTTAGGGTGGCCGACAATGGCATCATCGAGACCCTCCAGAGCAGcgacctcaccaccattGGCGGCAAGTTCCAGCTGAAGAATGTCACCAAGCTCACCTCCGTAAGCATGTCTAAACTCACTGCTGCCAAGGAGATCGAGTGGGACACCGTCACCAACATCGAGTCTGTGACCCTCGGCCCCGTCAACAAGGTCGACGACATCAGAATCagcatcacctccctcaggAATCTCGATGCTCTCGACCTCGGCAACGTTGCCAACCTCAAGCTTGACAACAACGCCCGTCTCTCCAAGTTCTCCAGTAACCTTCGCACCTTGAGCAAGAACCTTGTTCTTGCTTCCAACGGTATTGGCGGCATCGGTCTCGAGGTTGAGCTCCCTAACCTCGTCTGGGCTGTCGAGCTCGACATCAATAACGTCACTACCTTCTCCGTTCCCTCCCTCAAGACTGTCAACGGCAGCGCTCGCTTCGGctccaacttcttccagtccttctcCGCCCCCAACCTTACTGCCACCAGCTCCGGTGATATCTCCTTCATTGGTAacgccaagctcaccaacgCCACCTTCCCCAAGCTTGAGGCCATTGCTGGTGGTCTGACCAttgccaacaacaccaatctcGATGAGCTCACTGGCTTCCCCAAGCTCAAGTCTATTGGTGGTGCCGTCTTGCTCCGTGGCAACTTCGAGTC TGTTGAGATGCCCGCTCTTGACACCGTCCGTGGTACTTTCGAcgcctcttcttccgccGACATTTCCGAGTCTTGCAAGGCCTTCGACAAGCTCGCTCCTCAGAACCAGGGCGGCAACGGTGTCATCGCCGGTGGCTACGACTGCACTAGCAACAACACCCAGGCCAACGAGGATACCGACGGCAGCACTTCTGGCAACGACGGCAGTGGCGGCAGTGATGACAAGGACAATGGTGCCGTCGGCATGGCCCTCAACACCGGCCTCTTCGCCATTATCGCCCTTGCCGGTTTCGCCGTGGCTCTCTAA
- a CDS encoding uncharacterized protein (COG:A; EggNog:ENOG503NW7N), with product MSAPPPPRPSGGGMSLYANLLDPVGDSSSSTTLASKDQNESKDNNAPPTKKAIDPALRFQPMLRRPQVNRPTAKPKPSFPKAPPAVPSASASPGAPAAAAAQPPQRSTLADWAATEEDEYLYSASNEKRQRGGRRKKKKKADEREQTNWDETYDPARPTNVEEYLRSDERIREVREWKEILYAHRCKSRSQDRYADEDEDEPDRRGMGMNSQFAPPTSFNFAPPPMSPPRTAANIPDDATGDDAYARRLALSQQQQQQQQQQQQPPPPPPPDSSPLPPPPPTDTAIISRAPVRYSPPPPPPPTDPEAMDLDSDPEEHEGVDYSSINVAGSLPQKTRGKAFATKLMSKYGWTAGTGLGASSSGITSALSVQPLKRKKKSDAEGGGFRDPAAAQGRIIAPKSLFTPSQPQQDNNNNNAGQKISRVVVLRDMLLNIPNLAAEVEAGLGQEIGEECGEKYGRVERLFIDQSERLGENKRVYIQFVEEVSALRAVNALEGRIFNGNTIRAGFYDAEKFEEGVYEE from the exons AtgtcagcaccaccaccgccgcgtCCTAGCGGGGGCGGAATGTCCCTATATGCCAACTTACTTGATCCAGTCGGCGACAGCAGCTCTAGCACCACGCTTGCATCCAAAGATCAGAACGAGTCCAAAGACAACAATGCGCCTCCCACAAAGAAGGCGATAGATCCAG CTCTTCGCTTTCAGCCTATGCTCCGCCGACCACAAGTCAACAGACCAACAGCGAAACCGAAACCATCCTTTCCTAAAGCTCCCCCCGCTGTCccctcagcatcagcatcaccaggtgccccagcagcagcagcagcgcaaccaccacagcgAAGCACATTGGCCGACTGGGCAGCAACAGAGGAAGATGAATACCTCTACAGCGCCTCCAACGAGAAGCGTCAGCGTGGCGGcaggaggaaaaagaagaaaaaggccgACGAAAGGGAACAAACAAACTGGGACGAGACCTACGACCCCGCCCGCCCAACCAACGTAGAAGAATACCTCCGAAGCGACGAACGAATACGGGAAGTAAGAGAGTGGAAGGAAATCCTCTACGCCCACAGATGCAAGTCACGAAGCCAGGATCGCTACGctgacgaggacgaagacgagcCAGACCGCAGAGGAATGGGCATGAACAGCCAGTTCGCACCCCCTACCTCGTTCAACTTTGCACCACCGCCCATGTCACCCCCAAGAACAGCAGCAAATATACCAGACGACGCAACCGGTGACGACGCGTACGCCCGCCGTTTGGCCTtgtcacaacaacaacaacaacaacaacaacaacaacaacaaccaccccctccaccaccgcccgaTTCCAGCCCcttaccaccacctccccccaccgaCACCGCAATCATATCCCGTGCTCCCGTCCGAtactccccaccaccaccaccgcctccaaccGACCCAGAAGCAATGGACCTCGACTCCGACCCCGAAGAACACGAAGGCGTAGATTACTCCTCCATCAACGTGGCCGGCTCCCTTCCGCAAAAGACCCGCGGCAAAGCCTTTGCAACCAAGCTAATGTCCAAATACGGCTGGACAGCCGGCACCGGCCtcggcgcctcctcctccggcatcACCTCCGCCCTGTCCGTCCAGCCTCTCAAACGCAAGAAGAAATCCGACGCGGAAGGCGGTGGCTTCCGGGAtccggctgctgctcaggGGCGCATCATTGCCCCCAAGTCACTTTTCACTCCCTCACAGCCGcaacaagacaacaacaacaacaacgccggACAAAAGATCAGCAGGGTAGTGGTGCTAAGGGATATGCTCCTCAACATTCCCAACCTGGCCGCTGAAGTTGAGGCTGGGCTGGGGCAGGAGATAGGGGAGGAGTGCGGGGAAAAGTatgggagggtggagaggctGTTTATTGATCAGAGTGAAAGGCTGGGGGAGAACAAGAGGGTGTATATCCagtttgtggaggaggtttcgGCTTTGAGG GCAGTCAACGCCCTCGAAGGAAGAATCTTCAATGGAAACACCATTCGGGCTGGGTTCTACGACGCGGAAAAGTTTGAGGAAGGGGTTTATGAGGAGTAG
- a CDS encoding uncharacterized protein (COG:A; EggNog:ENOG503NWYD) has product MASNKRYALVPMDEGPSAPSKERKRDRSRSPKRRRRRDGDESPRHRRSRSPRERGSERDSDRRERDGGSGSKISRGDTGRDDSKISDLRLKSRLDYLAKRETEKLALLRKQVAEETAELRSGVRLSEREKADFAKNREILRLAEERLRIDDYQDGYRLPDQYGADSKKKEEALNRRHVERDQFGNEKHITEYEEWEREQTVKAKAQIQSREREEEEGKYDFLLDEDNIAFVRDAAAKLAQPSDGLTQEQRVLKARIEAAERAHMSIQEVRKSLPVYAYREAFLDAIKEYQVLILVGETGSGKTTQIPQYLHEAGYTNEGMKVACTQPRRVAAMSVAARVADEMGVKVGREVGYSIRFEDCTSEKTILKYMTDGMLLREMVTSPTLEGYSAIIIDEAHERTVHTDILLALIKDLTRARPELKLIISSATLNAEKFSGYFDGAPIFNVPGRVHPVEVYYTEKPEANYVEASIATVFQLHATQPEGDILVFLTGQEEIDHACEQVTEIKRQLGSRVPEIIALPIYANMPSELQAKIFEPTPPKARKVVFSTNIAETSLTIDGIVYVIDSGYAKENTFSPVGTTGQSTLAVVPCSRAAANQRMGRAGRVRPGKCFRLYTRFAYLSEMDESPTPEIQRTSLSSVVLQLKALGIDDLLNFDFLDPPPTELLIKSLNLLYALGALNSAGALTRVGRQMGEFPAEPMLAKALIAATAEECVSEVLTIVAMLGEVATLFFRPKDKAVHADSARARFTVKDGGDHLTLLNVYNQWVDSDYSPIWAKENFLTQRSLTRARDVRDQLAKLCDRVLEGSESSCGGISNMNPILRALTSAFFLNAARLNRSGDGYRTLKNNMTVYVHPSSVVRGIDPPPRVIIYHELVVTSKEFVRSVIPIDPKWLTEFGGHYYDKKDVEAMEGKKVPKQRS; this is encoded by the coding sequence ATGGCTTCCAACAAACGATACGCCTTGGTGCCTATGGACGAGGGCCCTTCCGCGCCATCCAAAGAACGGAAGCGCGATCGGTCACGGTCTCCGAAGCGGCGCAGGCGACGAGATGGCGACGAATCGCCACGACATCGACGGTCCAGATCTCCACGAGAACGAGGCAGCGAAAGAGACAGTGacaggagggaaagggacgGAGGGAGCGGTTCTAAAATAAGCCGCGGTGATACCGGACGCGACGACTCCAAAATAAGCGACTTGCGCCTCAAGTCACGCCTCGACTACCTGGCCAAGAGAGAAACAGAGAAGCTGGCGCTGCTCCGAAAACAGGTCGCGGAAGAGACAGCTGAGTTGCGGTCTGGTGTACGGCTATCGGAACGGGAAAAAGCAGACTTCGCCAAAAATCGGGAAATCCTACGGCTGGCCGAGGAGCGATTGCGCATCGACGACTACCAAGACGGCTACCGTCTACCTGACCAATATGGGGCCGAtagcaagaagaaggaggaggcgctgAACAGGCGCCATGTGGAGAGGGATCAGTTCGGAAACGAGAAGCACATCACCGAGTACGAAGAATGGGAACGAGAACAAAccgtcaaggcaaaggcgcAAATCCAGAGCCGGGAgcgtgaggaggaggagggcaagtACGACTTCTTGCTGGACGAAGATAACATTGCGTTTGTTCGCGATGCGGCCGCAAAGCTCGCCCAGCCTAGTGACGGTTTGACCCAGGAGCAGAGGGTACTCAAGGCCCGGATCGAGGCAGCGGAACGGGCGCACATGTCCATCCAAGAGGTCCGGAAGAGCCTCCCCGTATACGCCTATCGTGAGGCTTTTCTGGACGCCATCAAAGAATACCAGGTTCTGATTCTTGTCGGTGAGACTGGTTCAGGAAAGACCACGCAAATACCCCAGTACCTTCACGAGGCAGGTTACACTAACGAAGGGATGAAGGTTGCCTGTACGCAACCTCGTCGTGTTGCGGCCATGAGTGTTGCTGCTCGTGTCGCTGACGAGATGGGCGTGAAGGTGGGCAGGGAGGTTGGATACTCGATCCGTTTCGAAGACTGTACCAGCGAGAAGACTATTCTCAAATACATGACGGATGGTATGCTTCTGAGGGAGATGGTAACATCACCGACATTAGAAGGATACTCGGCCATTATCATCGACGAGGCCCACGAAAGAACTGTCCATACCGATATTCTGTTGGCTTTGATCAAGGATCTCACCAGAGCAAGACCAGAGCTGAAGCTCATTATCTCGTCAGCTACCCTCAATGCTGAGAAGTTCAGCGGTTACTTCGACGGAGCGCCCATCTTCAACGTTCCCGGCAGAGTCCATCCCGTGGAGGTCTACTACACAGAAAAGCCCGAAGCCAACTATGTGGAAGCCAGCATTGCCACAGTCTTTCAACTGCACGCGACGCAACCCGAAGGCGACATTCTCGTGTTCCTTACAGGTCAAGAAGAAATTGACCATGCCTGCGAGCAGGTTACAGAGATCAAGCGGCAGCTAGGGAGCCGAGTGCCCGAAATCATCGCGTTACCAATCTATGCCAACATGCCTTCAGAACTACAAGCCAAGATTTTCGAACCCACGCCACCGAAAGCAAGAAAGGTGGTGTTTTCCACGAATATTGCCGAAACCTCGCTGACAATTGATGGCATCGTCTATGTCATTGACTCGGGTTATGCCAAAGAGAACACCTTTAGCCCAGTCGGTACGACTGGTCAGTCAACGTTGGCTGTCGTGCCCTGCTCTCGAGCTGCCGCCAACCAGCGTATGGGTCGTGCTGGTCGTGTCCGCCCAGGAAAATGCTTCCGTCTTTACACCAGGTTTGCCTACTTGTCCGAAATGGACGAATCGCCAACTCCTGAGATTCAAAGGACGTCGCTCTCCAGTGTGGTTCTGCAACTCAAGGCTTTAGGTATCGATGATCTCCTCAACTTTGACTTCCTTGACCCCCCACCCACCGAGCTTCTCATCAAGTCTCTCAACCTTCTCTATGCCCTTGGAGCACTCAACTCCGCTGGCGCCTTGACACGTGTTGGTCGGCAAATGGGCGAGTTCCCAGCTGAACCTATGCTTGCCAAGGCACTCATCGCGGCCACCGCTGAAGAGTGTGTCTCGGAGGTTCTCACCATTGTCGCAATGCTCGGCGAGGTAGCAACCCTTTTCTTCCGGCCCAAGGACAAGGCGGTCCACGCCGATTCTGCCAGGGCGCGGTTCACTGTCAAGGACGGTGGTGACCACCTGACTCTGCTCAATGTCTACAACCAATGGGTAGACTCGGACTACTCTCCCATCTGGGCAAAGGAAAACTTCCTCACGCAGCGAAGTTTGACCAGAGCCCGTGATGTCCGAGACCAGCTCGCCAAACTGTGCGATCGAGTGCTCGAAGGGTCCGAATCATCTTGCGGTGGGATATCCAACATGAACCCGATTCTTCGAGCTCTAAcgtcggccttcttcttgaacGCGGCTAGGTTGAACCGCAGTGGTGACGGGTACAGGACGCTGAAGAACAACATGACGGTATACGTGCACCCGAGCAGTGTCGTCAGGGGTATTGATCCGCCACCAAGGGTCATTATTTACCacgagttggtggtgacgagcAAGGAGTTTGTGAGGAGTGTCATACCCATTGACCCCAAGTGGCTTACAGAGTTTGGAGGGCATTACTATGACAAGAAGGACGTGGAAGCCATGGAAGGCAAGAAGGTCCCGAAGCAGAGGTCCTAA